A genomic window from Denticeps clupeoides chromosome 11, fDenClu1.1, whole genome shotgun sequence includes:
- the gck gene encoding hexokinase-4, translating into MICNRPSSCQVDQILSEFLLNKEELRDVMKRMQWEMDRGLRLETHDQASIKMLPTYVCSTPEGSEVGDFLALDLGGTNFRVMLVKVGEDEEGCWKVETKHHMYSIPEDAMTGTAEMLFDYIAECISDFLDKHHIKHKKLPLGFTFSFPVRHEDLDKGILLNWTKGFKASGAEGNNVVGLLRDAIKRRGDFEMDVVAMVNDTVATMISCYYEDRSCEVGMIVGTGCNACYMEEMRTVELVEGEEGRMCVNTEWGAFGANGELEEFRLEYDRVVDETSLNPGEQLYEKLISGKYMGELVRLVLMKLVNEDLLFNGEASDQLKTRGSFETRFVSQIESDTGDRKQIYNILSTLGVLPSELDCDVVRLACESVSTRAAHMCGAGLAGVINRMRDHRRQEALKITVGIDGSVYKLHPRFQERFHKVVRELTPHCDITFIQSEEGSGRGAALISAVACKMAAVMYP; encoded by the exons GTGGACCAAATCTTGTCAGAATTCCTGCTGAACAAGGAGGAGTTGCGTGACGTGATGAAGAGGATGCAATGGGAGATGGACCGCGGACTTCGGCTGGAGACACATGACCAGGCCAGCATCAAGATGCTCCCCACTTATGTCTGCTCCACTCCAGAGGGATCAG AAGTAGGAGATTTCCTGGCCCTGGACCTTGGAGGTACAAATTTTCGAGTGATGCTGGTGAAGGTGGGCGAAGATGAAGAGGGATGCTGGAAGGTTGAGACCAAACACCACATGTATTCCATTCCCGAGGATGCGATGACAGGCACTGCGGAGATG CTCTTTGATTACATTGCTGAATGCATCTCAGACTTCCTGGACAAGCATCACATCAAACATAAGAAGCTGCCTCTGGGCTTCACCTTCTCCTTTCCTGTTCGACATGAAGACCTGGACAAA GGCATCTTATTGAACTGGACCAAGGGATTCAAAGCCTCGGGTGCTGAGGGGAACAATGTAGTTGGGCTACTGAGAGATGCAATAAAGAGGAGAGGG GACTTTGAGATGGACGTGGTTGCCATGGTCAATGATACAGTAGCCACCATGATCTCCTGCTACTATGAAGATCGCAGTTGTGAAGTGGGCATGATAGTTG GGACTGGGTGTAATGCCTGCTACATGGAGGAGATGCGGACTGTGGAGCTGGTGGAAGGGGAGGAGGGCAGGATGTGTGTCAACACCGAGTGGGGCGCGTTTGGGGCCAACGGGGAGCTGGAGGAGTTCCGTCTGGAGTATGACCGAGTGGTGGACGAGACCTCACTCAACCCTGGCGAGCAGCT GTATGAGAAGCTGATCAGTGGGAAATACATGGGTGAGCTGGTGAGACTGGTATTGATGAAACTAGTGAATGAAGATCTGCTGTTCAATGGTGAGGCTTCTGACCAACTAAAGACCAGGGGGAGCTTTGAGACGCGCTTCGTATCTCAGATTGAGAG TGACACTGGGGACAGGAAGCAGATCTACAACATCCTGAGCACTCTCGGTGTCCTGCCCTCAGAGCTGGACTGTGATGTTGTTCGTCTGGCGTGCGAGAGTGTTTCCACAAGGGCTGCACACATGTGTGGGGCAGGCCTGGCAGGCGTCATCAACCGCATGAGAGATCATCGCAGACAAGAGGCCCTCAAGATCACGGTCGGGATCGACGGATCCGTCTACAAACTTCATCCACG GTTCCAAGAGAGGTTTCACAAAGTAGTTCGAGAACTGACGCCACACTGTGACATCACTTTCATTCAGTCAGAAGAAGGAAGTGGAAGAGGGGCAGCTCTGATCTCCGCAGTAGCATGCAAGATGGCAGCTGTTATGTACCCTTGA